A region from the Sander vitreus isolate 19-12246 chromosome 1, sanVit1, whole genome shotgun sequence genome encodes:
- the LOC144522653 gene encoding regulator of G-protein signaling 9-binding protein, protein MGKDECKTMLDALNKVTACYRHLVIALGSTSDSQNLREELKRTRKKAQELAVANRTKLTSLLKDKSISKEDRAEYERLWVLFSSSMELLEVDMKRSLEIGQDFPLKVPTRHLIQTGMTGSTTTVAARAMSVQNMKYEADSNIDTADLRDLQCEISQVSQMMEEMEMKVQVAPWAVEAKQEAGAELKSNMSVGNSSVGVISICEEEPKEEERGGSRDTGFASTCAVVVFLVIVTVAVVLGYLVINMS, encoded by the coding sequence aTGGGGAAAGATGAGTGTAAAACAATGCTGGACGCTTTGAACAAAGTGACCGCTTGCTACAGGCATTTGGTCATCGCCCTGGGAAGCACCTCGGACTCGCAAAACCTACGGGAGGAGCTGAAGAGGACCCGCAAAAAGGCCCAGGAGCTGGCCGTGGCCAACAGGACTAAACTAACCTCTCTGCTCAAAGACAAGAGCATCAGCAAAGAGGACCGGGCTGAGTACGAGCGCCTATGGGTGCTGTTCTCGAGCAGCATGGAGCTCCTGGAGGTGGACATGAAAAGGTCCCTGGAGATAGGGCAGGATTTCCCCCTCAAGGTGCCGACGAGACACCTGATCCAGACGGGGATGACCGGCAGCACCACCACGGTGGCGGCCCGGGCCATGAGCGTGCAGAACATGAAGTACGAGGCGGACAGCAACATCGACACGGCGGACCTCCGGGACCTGCAGTGCGAGATCTCCCAGGTGAGCCAGATGATGGAGGAGATGGAGATGAAGGTGCAGGTGGCGCCGTGGGCCGTCGAGGCGAAGCAGGAAGCAGGCGCGGAGCTCAAGTCCAACATGAGTGTGGGGAATTCCTCCGTGGGTGTGATCTCCATCTGCGAAGAGGAGCCcaaagaagaggaaagaggCGGCAGCAGGGATACTGGCTTCGCGTCGACCTGCGCTGTGGTTGTATTCTTAGTTATCGTTACCGTGGCTGTGGTTCTAGGATATTTGGTCATTAACATGTCCTGA
- the nudt19 gene encoding acyl-coenzyme A diphosphatase NUDT19 isoform X2, with amino-acid sequence MNTNLKHWKEAATLILAAGHRLGADCLSARTPLGSSYGRSHLPHKSCFDYDVLLLKRSSKSGFMPNAYVFPGGMVDSSDFSSEWLDIFKSFRNLTNFGLRSVTQPLETRPPMFATDRLKLGSPIAGEVAFRICALRETFEESGVLLVVPKVEEKRLLKSIEDRCATDQVPHNNVSELCGSELAKWRALVNQNPSNFIRMCRELEVLPNIWALHEWGNWLTPTGRYGVTRFDTAFFICCLQEIPHTLHDEKEIVRFQWSTPSEVLQSYQARELWIAPPQFYELSRMCRLPLLYDIHNFSSQRATEGCEQWLPVVSLKDEHYISLLPGDKRYPLDTSGEAEVGASADPQLEDPQDDSALHRIVIVDPSTITLQITITPKYKHLLPVVEQTFPRDSKSQL; translated from the exons ATGAATACCAATTTGAAGCACTGGAAGGAGGCGGCCACTCTTATTTTAGCCGCAGGCCACAGGCTCGGTGCAGACTGTTTATCGGCAAGGACACCGCTGGGCAGCAGCTACGGACGGTCACACCTGCCGCACAAGTCCTGCTTTGATTACGACGTTTTACTGCTTAAGCGAAGCAGTAAAAGTGGATTCATGCCTAATGCGTATGTGTTTCCCGGCGGCATGGTGGACTCTTCGGACTTTTCGAGTGAATGGCTGGACATTTTTAAATCTTTCAGGAACTTAACTAATTTTGGTTTGAGAAGTGTCACCCAGCCATTGGAGACTAGACCTCCAATGTTCGCCACAGACCGACTGAAACTGGGCTCTCCCATCGCGGGAGAGGTCGCCTTCCGGATCTGCGCCTTGAGGGAGACGTTTGAGGAGTCCGGTGTGCTCCTGGTTGTGCCTAAAGTGGAAGAGAAACGTTTGTTAAAAAGCATAGAGGACAGGTGTGCCACTGATCAAGTACCACACAACAATGTAAGCGAACTGTGCGGTAGTGAACTCGCCAAGTGGAGGGCTCTGGTGAACCAGAACCCCTCCAACTTCATCAGGATGTGCAGAGAGTTGGAGGTGTTGCCCAACATCTGGGCTTTACATGAGTGGGGCAACTGGCTGACTCCCACAGGCCGATACGGTGTGACGAGGTTTGACACAGCTTTCTTCATCTGCTGCCTGCAGGAGATCCCACACACACTTCATGATGAAAAGGAAATAGTGCGCTTTCAG tggTCCACACCCTCAGAGGTCCTCCAGAGCTACCAGGCACGGGAGTTGTGGATCGCCCCTCCACAGTTCTATGAGCTCAGCCGCATGTGCCGCCTCCCTTTGCTATATGACATCCACAACTTCTCCAGCCAGCGTGCCACTGAGGGCTGCGAACAGTGGCTGCCTGTTGTTTCCCTAAAAGATGAACACTACATATCACTGCTGCCAG GTGACAAACGCTACCCGTTGGACACTTCAGGAGAGGCTGAGGTGGGTGCGAGCGCAGACCCTCAGCTGGAGGATCCTCAGGACGACTCTGCACTGCACCGCATTGTGATCGTAGATCCCTCCACTATAACTCTACAGATCACCATCACACCCAAGTACAAACATCTGCTCCCCGTTGTAGAGCAAACGTTCCCACGTGACTCAAAAAGTCAGCTTTGA
- the nudt19 gene encoding acyl-coenzyme A diphosphatase NUDT19 isoform X1 has product MNTNLKHWKEAATLILAAGHRLGADCLSARTPLGSSYGRSHLPHKSCFDYDVLLLKRSSKSGFMPNAYVFPGGMVDSSDFSSEWLDIFKSFRNLTNFGLRSVTQPLETRPPMFATDRLKLGSPIAGEVAFRICALRETFEESGVLLVVPKVEEKRLLKSIEDRCATDQVPHNNVSELCGSELAKWRALVNQNPSNFIRMCRELEVLPNIWALHEWGNWLTPTGRYGVTRFDTAFFICCLQEIPHTLHDEKEIVRFQWSTPSEVLQSYQARELWIAPPQFYELSRMCRLPLLYDIHNFSSQRATEGCEQWLPVVSLKDEHYISLLPGADWLLRLSYIQTNIEACQMNVSLSDKRYPLDTSGEAEVGASADPQLEDPQDDSALHRIVIVDPSTITLQITITPKYKHLLPVVEQTFPRDSKSQL; this is encoded by the exons ATGAATACCAATTTGAAGCACTGGAAGGAGGCGGCCACTCTTATTTTAGCCGCAGGCCACAGGCTCGGTGCAGACTGTTTATCGGCAAGGACACCGCTGGGCAGCAGCTACGGACGGTCACACCTGCCGCACAAGTCCTGCTTTGATTACGACGTTTTACTGCTTAAGCGAAGCAGTAAAAGTGGATTCATGCCTAATGCGTATGTGTTTCCCGGCGGCATGGTGGACTCTTCGGACTTTTCGAGTGAATGGCTGGACATTTTTAAATCTTTCAGGAACTTAACTAATTTTGGTTTGAGAAGTGTCACCCAGCCATTGGAGACTAGACCTCCAATGTTCGCCACAGACCGACTGAAACTGGGCTCTCCCATCGCGGGAGAGGTCGCCTTCCGGATCTGCGCCTTGAGGGAGACGTTTGAGGAGTCCGGTGTGCTCCTGGTTGTGCCTAAAGTGGAAGAGAAACGTTTGTTAAAAAGCATAGAGGACAGGTGTGCCACTGATCAAGTACCACACAACAATGTAAGCGAACTGTGCGGTAGTGAACTCGCCAAGTGGAGGGCTCTGGTGAACCAGAACCCCTCCAACTTCATCAGGATGTGCAGAGAGTTGGAGGTGTTGCCCAACATCTGGGCTTTACATGAGTGGGGCAACTGGCTGACTCCCACAGGCCGATACGGTGTGACGAGGTTTGACACAGCTTTCTTCATCTGCTGCCTGCAGGAGATCCCACACACACTTCATGATGAAAAGGAAATAGTGCGCTTTCAG tggTCCACACCCTCAGAGGTCCTCCAGAGCTACCAGGCACGGGAGTTGTGGATCGCCCCTCCACAGTTCTATGAGCTCAGCCGCATGTGCCGCCTCCCTTTGCTATATGACATCCACAACTTCTCCAGCCAGCGTGCCACTGAGGGCTGCGAACAGTGGCTGCCTGTTGTTTCCCTAAAAGATGAACACTACATATCACTGCTGCCAGGTGCCGATTGGCTATTGCGTCTAAGTTACATCCAAACCAACATTGAAGCATGCCAAATGAATGTTTCATTAA GTGACAAACGCTACCCGTTGGACACTTCAGGAGAGGCTGAGGTGGGTGCGAGCGCAGACCCTCAGCTGGAGGATCCTCAGGACGACTCTGCACTGCACCGCATTGTGATCGTAGATCCCTCCACTATAACTCTACAGATCACCATCACACCCAAGTACAAACATCTGCTCCCCGTTGTAGAGCAAACGTTCCCACGTGACTCAAAAAGTCAGCTTTGA